In a single window of the Labrus mixtus chromosome 20, fLabMix1.1, whole genome shotgun sequence genome:
- the LOC132954597 gene encoding myosin heavy chain, fast skeletal muscle-like: protein MSTDAEMEAYGPAAIYLRKPERERIEAQTAPFDAKTAYFVAEAEEMYLKGKLVKREGGKATVDTVTGKTLTVKEDDIHPMNPPKYDKIEDMAMMTHLNEPAVLYNLKERFASWMIYTYSGLFCVVVNPYKWLPVYDSVVVNAYRGKKRIEAPPHIFSISDNAYQFMLTDRENQSILITGESGAGKTVNTKRVIQYFATIAVPGSKKETAGKIQGSLEDQIIAANPLLEAYGNAKTVRNDNSSRFGKFIRIHFATSGKLASADIETYLLEKSRVTFQLSAERSYHIFYQLMTGHKPELLEALLITTNPYDYHMISQGEITVKSINDVEEFIATDTAIDILGFTAEEKMGIYKLTGAVMHHGNMKFKQKQREEQGEPDGTEEADKIAYLMGLNSADMLKALCYPRVKVGNEMVTKGQTVPQVNNAVSALCKSVYEKMFLWMVIRINEMLDTRQPRQFFIGVLDIAGFEIFDYNSLEQLCINFTNEKLQQFFNHHMFVLEQEEYKKEGIDWEFIDFGMDLAACIELIEKPMGIFSILEEECMFPKATDTSFKNKLHDQHLGKTKAFEKPKPAKGKAEAHFSLVHYAGTVDYNITGWLDKNKDPLNDSVVQLYQKSSNKLLAMLYATHAGAEDAAGGGGKKGGGKKKGGSFQTVSALFRENLGKLMTNLRSTHPHFVRCLIPNETKTPGLMTNFLVIHQLRCNGVLEGIRICRKGFPSRILYADFKQRYKVLNASVIPEGQFIDNKKASEKLLGSIDVDHTQYKFGHTKVFFKAGLLGTLEEMRDDKLAELVTMTQALARGYIMRVEFVKMMQRRDAIFTIQYNMRSFMNVKNWPWMHLYFKIKPLLKSAETEKELQQMKENYGKMQSDLATALAKKKELEEKMVSLLQEKNDLQLQVASEGENLSDAEERCEGLIKSKIQLEAKLKETTERLEDEEEMNAELTAKKRKLEDECSELKKDIDDLELTLAKVEKEKHATENKVKNLTEEMASQDESIAKLTKEKKALQESHQQTLDDLQAEEDKVNSLTKAKTKLEQQVDDLEGSLEQEKKLRMDLERAKRKLEGDLKLAQESIMDLENDKQQSDEKIKKKDFEISQLLSKIEDEQSLGAQLQKKIKELQARIEELEEEIEAERAARAKVEKQRADLSRELEEISERLEEAGGATAAQIEMNKKREAEFQKMRRDLEESTLQHEATSAALRKKQADSVAELGEQIDNLQRVKQKLEKEKSEFKMEIDDLSSNMEVVAKAKSNLEKMCRTLEDQLSEIKSKNDENVRQLNDLSAQRARLQTENGESSRQLEEKDALISQLTRGKQAYTQQIEELKRHIEEEVKAKNALAHAVQSARHDCDLLREQFEEEQEAKTELQRGMSKANSEVAQWRSKYETDAIQRTEELEEAKKKLAQRLQDAEETIEAVNSKCASLEKTKQRLQGEVEDLMIDVERANALAANLDKKQRNFDKVLAEWKQKYEESQAELEGAQKEARSMSTELFKMKNSYEESLDQLETMKRENKNLQQEISDLTEQIGETGKSIHELEKAKKAVESEKVEIQTALEEAEGTLEHEESKILRVQLELNQVKGEVDRKLAEKDEEMEQIKRNSQRVIDSMQSNLDSEVRSRNDALRIKKKMEGDLNEMEIQLSHANRQAAESQKQLRNVQGQLKDAQLHLDDAIRGQEDMKEQVAMVERRNGLMLAEIEELRVALEQTERGRKVAEQELVDASERVGLLHSQNTSLLNTKKKLEADFVQVQGEVDDSIQEARNAEDKAKKAITDAAMMAEELKKEQDTSAHLERMKKNLEVTVKDLQHRLDEAENLAMKGGKKQLQKLESRVRELEAEVEAEQRRGADAVKGVRKYERRVKELTYQTEEDKKNVTRLQDLVDKLQLKVKAYKRQAEEAEEQANTHMSRLRKVQHELEEAQERADIAETQVNKLRVKSRDVGKGTDSAE from the exons ATCCATCCAATGAATCCTCCCAAGTATGACAAAATTGAGGACATGGCCATGATGACCCACCTCAATGAACCTGCTGTGCTGTATAACCTCAAAGAGCGTTTTGCATCATGGATGATCTAC ACCTACTCTGGGTTGTTCTGCGTTGTCGTCAATCCCTACAAGTGGCTTCCTGTGTATGATTCTGTAGTTGTTAATGCATACAGAGGCAAGAAGAGAATTGAGGCACCACCTCACATCTTCTCCATCTCTGACAATGCCTATCAGTTCATGCTCACAG ATCGTGAGAACCAGTCTATCCTTATCAC TGGAGAATCTGGTGCAGGAAAGACTGTCAACACCAAACGTGTCATCCAGTACTTTGCAACAATTGCAGTGCCTGGATCAAAGAAAGAGACCGCTGGAAAAATACAG GGTTCGCTGGAGGATCAAATCATTGCAGCTAACCCTTTACTAGAGGCCTATGGTAATGCCAAGACTGTGAGGAACGACAACTCCTCTCGCTTT GGTAAATTCATCAGAATCCACTTTGCCACTAGCGGCAAGCTGGCCTCAGCAGATATTGAAACTT ATCTGCTGGAGAAGTCTCGTGTCACCTTCCAGTTGTCTGCTGAGAGGAGCTACCATATCTTTTATCAGCTGATGACTGGCCACAAGCCTGAACTCCTGG AGGCCCTTTTAATCACAACCAACCCCTATGACTACCATATGATCAGTCAAGGTGAAATCACAGTCAAAAGCATCAATGATGTGGAGGAGTTCATTGCAACAGAT ACAGCCATTGACATTTTGGGCTTCACTGCTGAAGAGAAAATGGGCATCTACAAGCTGACTGGTGCTGTGATGCATCATGGCAACATGAAATTCAAGCAGAAGCAGCGTGAGGAGCAGGGTGAACCTGATGGCACTGAAG AGGCTGACAAAATCGCCTACCTTATGGGCCTGAACTCAGCTGACATGCTGAAAGCTTTGTGCTACCCAAGAGTCAAGGTCGGAAATGAGATGGTGACCAAAGGTCAAACCGTaccacag GTGAACAATGCTGTCAGCGCTCTCTGCAAGTCTGTCTATGAGAAAATGTTCTTGTGGATGGTCATCCGTATCAATGAGATGCTGGACACAAGGCAGCCAAGACAGTTCTTCATTGGAGTCTTGGATATTGCTGGTTTTGAGATCTTTGAT TACAACAGCTTGGAGCAACTCTGCATCAACTTCACCAATGAGAAACTGCAACAGTTTTTCAACCACCACATGTTTGTCCTGGAGCAAGAGGAGTACAAGAAAGAAGGTATTGATTGGGAGTTCATTGACTTTGGTATGGACTTGGCTGCCTGCATTGAGCTAATTGAGAAG CCAATGGGCATCTTCTCCATCCTTGAAGAGGAGTGCATGTTCCCAAAGGCTACAGACACATCTTTCAAGAACAAGCTGCATGACCAGCATCTTGGAAAGACCAAGGCCTTTGAGAAGCCGAAACCCGCAAAGGGCAAGGCTGAAGCTCACTTCTCCCTGGTTCACTATGCTGGTACAGTGGATTACAATATCACTGGCTGGCTGGACAAGAACAAGGACCCCCTGAATGACTCAGTTGTTCAGCTCTACCAGAAGTCTTCAAACAAACTGCTGGCCATGCTTTATGCAACCCATGCTGGAGCTGAGG ATGCCGCTGGTGGCGGTGGCAAGAAGGGCGGTGGAAAGAAGAAGGGTGGTTCCTTCCAAACTGTGTCTGCTCTTTTTAGG GAGAACTTAGGCAAGCTGATGACCAACTTAAGGAGCACTCATCCTCATTTTGTGCGCTGCTTGAttccaaatgaaacaaagactCCAG GTCTTATGACGAACTTCCTGGTCATTCACCAGCTGAGATGTAACGGTGTGCTGGAAGGCATCAGAATCTGCAGAAAGGGCTTCCCCAGCAGAATCCTCTATGCTGACTTTAAGCAGAG ATACAAAGTATTGAATGCCAGTGTCATCCCTGAGGGACAGTTCATTGACAACAAGAAAGCTTCAGAGAAGCTGCTGGGCTCCATTGATGTGGACCACACTCAGTACAAGTTTGGACACACAAAG GTGTTCTTCAAAGCTGGTCTGCTGGGTACCCTggaggagatgagagatgaCAAACTGGCTGAGCTGGTGACCATGACTCAGGCTCTCGCCCGAGGATATATCATGAGGGTAGAGTTTGTTAAGATGATGCAAAGGAG AGATGCAATCTTCACAATCCAGTACAACATGCGATCCTTCATGAATGTGAAGAACTGGCCATGGATGCATCTTTACTTTAAGATCAAGCCTCTCCTTAAGAGTGCTGAGACTGAGAAGGAGCTACAGCAGATGAAAGAGAATTATGGCAAGATGCAGTCAGACCTGGCTACTGCCCTGGCCAAGAAGAAGGAACTGGAGGAGAAGATGGTTTCCCTCCTTCAGGAAAAGAATGACCTGCAACTTCAAGTGGCGTCT GAAGGTGAGAACCTGTCAGATGCTGAGGAAAGATGTGAGGGGCTCATTAAGAGCAAGATCCAACTCGAAGCCAAACTCAAAGAGACGACTGAAAGactggaggatgaagaggaaatgAATGCTGAGCTGACTGCCAAGAAGAGGAAACTGGAGGATGAATGCTCTGAACTGAAGAAAGACATTGATGATTTGGAGCTAACCCTGGCTAAagtggagaaagagaaacatgcCACAGAAAACAAG GTGAAAAACTTGACAGAGGAGATGGCATCTCAAGATGAGTCGATTGCCAAGCTAACGAAGGAGAAGAAAGCCCTCCAAGAGAGCCACCAGCAAACTCTGGATGATCTCCAGGCAGAGGAAGACAAAGTCAACAGTCTGACCAAGGCTAAGACCAAGCTGGAACAGCAAGTGGACGAT CTCGAAGGATCCCTGGAGCAAGAGAAGAAGCTCCGCATGGACCTTGAGAGAGCAAAGAGGAAGCTTGAGGGAGATCTGAAACTTGCCCAGGAATCCATAATGGATCTGGAGAATGACAAGCAGCAATCTGATGAGAAAATCAAGAA GAAAGACTTTGAGATCAGCCAGCTTCTCAGCAAGATTGAGGATGAACAGTCGCTTGGTGCTCAGCTTCAGAAGAAGATCAAGGAGCTCCAG GCTCGTATtgaggagctggaggaagagATTGAGGCTGAGAGGGCTGCTCGGGCTAAGGTGGAGAAGCAGAGAGCTGACCTCTCCAGGGAGCTTGAGGAGATCAGTGAGAGGCTTGAGGAAGCTGGTGGAGCAACAGCTGCTCAGATTGAGATGAACAAGAAACGTGAGGCTGAGTTCCAGAAGATGCGTCGTGATCTTGAAGAGTCCACCCTGCAGCATGAAGCTACTTCTGCAGCTCTCCGCAAGAAGCAGGCTGACAGTGTTGCAGAGCTGGGAGAGCAGATCGACAACCTCCAGCGTGTGAAGCAGaagctggagaaggagaagagtgaATTCAAGATGGAGATTGATGATCTCTCCAGCAACATGGAGGTTGTTGCTAAAGCTAAG TCTAATCTGGAGAAAATGTGCCGAACACTCGAGGACCAATTAAGTGAAATCAAGTCCAAAAATGATGAGAACGTTCGCCAGCTAAATGATTTGAGCGCACAGAGGGCAAGACTGCAAACAGAGAATG GTGAGTCAAGTCGCCAGCTTGAGGAGAAGGACGCTCTTATTTCCCAGCTCACCAGAGGAAAACAGGCTTACACTCAGCAGATTGAGGAACTAAAGAGACACATTGAGGAGGAAGTGAAG GCAAAGAACGCGCTGGCCCATGCTGTTCAGTCCGCTCGCCATGACTGTGATCTGCTCAGAGAGCAGtttgaggaggagcaggaggccaAGACTGAGCTGCAGCGAGGAATGTCCAAGGCCAACAGTGAGGTGGCTCAGTGGAGGTCCAAATATGAGACTGATGCTATCCAGCGCactgaggagctggaggaggcaaA GAAAAAGCTTGCCCAGCGTCTGCAGGATGCAGAAGAAACCATTGAGGCTGTAAACTCCAAGTGTGCCTCTCTGGAGAAGACCAAGCAGAGACTGCAGGGTGAGGTGGAGGACCTCATGATTGATGTGGAGAGAGCTAATGCTCTTGCTGCCAATCTAGACAAGAAGCAGAGGAACTTTGATAAG GTCCTGGCAGAATGGAAACAGAAATATGAGGAGAGCCAGGCAGAGCTGGAAGGAGCTCAGAAGGAGGCTCGCTCAATGAGCACTGAACTCTTCAAGATGAAGAACTCTTATGAGGAGTCGCTGGATCAACTGGAGAccatgaagagagagaacaagaacCTGCAGC AGGAGATCTCAGATCTTACTGAACAGATTGGGGAGACTGGAAAAAGCATCCATGAGTTGGAAAAAGCCAAGAAGGCTGTCGAAAGTGAGAAGGTTGAAATTCAGACTGCCCTTGAGGAAGCTGAG GGTACACTGGAGCATGAAGAGTCAAAGATTCTCCGTGTTCAACTTGAGCTCAACCAAGTCAAAGGTGAGGTTGACAGGAAGCTGGcagagaaagatgaggagatggagcagATCAAGAGGAACAGTCAGAGGGTGATTGACTCCATGCAGAGCAACCTCGATTCTGAGGTCAGGAGCAGAAATGACGCCCTGAGAatcaagaagaagatggagggagaCCTGAATGAGATGGAGATTCAGTTGAGCCATGCCAACAGGCAGGCTGCTGAGTCCCAAAAACAACTGAGGAATGTCCAGGGACAGCTCAAG GATGCCCAACTGCACCTTGATGATGCTATCAGAGGTCAGGAAGACATGAAGGAACAGGTTGCCATGGTGGAACGCAGAAATGGCCTCATGCTGGCTGAGATTGAGGAGCTGAGAGTTGCTCTGGAGCAGACTGAGAGAGGACGCAAAGTGGCTGAGCAGGAGCTGGTTGATGCCAGTGAGCGAGTCGGACTGCTTCACTCTCag AACACTAGTCTTCTGAACACCAAGAAGAAGCTGGAGGCTGACTTTGTCCAGGTTCAGGGTGAGGTGGATGATTCAATCCAGGAGGCAAGAAATGCTGAGGACAAAGCCAAGAAGGCTATCACTGAT GCCGCCATGATGgctgaggagctgaagaaggagcAGGACACTAGTGCTCAcctggagaggatgaagaagaacctGGAGGTCACAGTCAAGGACCTGCAGCACCGACTGGATGAGGCTGAGAACCTCGCCATGAAGGGTGGCAAGAAGCAGCTCCAGAAACTGGAGTCCAGG GTGCGTGAGCTGGAGGCTGAGGTTGAAGCTGAGCAGAGGCGTGGAGCTGATGCTGTTAAAGGAGTTCGCAAAtatgagaggagagtgaaggagCTGACCTACCag ACGGAGGAGGACAAGAAGAATGTGACCAGGCTTCAGGATCTGGTGGACAAGCTGCAGCTTAAAGTCAAGGCTTACAAGAGACAGGCTGAGGAGGCT GAGGAGCAGGCCAACACTCACATGTCCAGGCTGAGAAAGGTTCAGCATGAGCTGGAGGAAGCTCAGGAGCGTGCTGACATCGCTGAGACCCAGGTCAACAAGCTGAGAGTCAAGAGCCGTGATGTTGGAAAG GGAACTGACTCTGcagaatga
- the LOC132954600 gene encoding uncharacterized protein LOC132954600 produces MMAAAEVDLKSEATNTVPEAPEQEQILNIMSYSQRGRMEEQRCALGPVTIWQIKATTTGLNTEKQNLDDLQAPLPGFNNQGLGGHNHHGSTPQISVIESTPDRNRKLLLAPVNQLQVPSQQDLSNSIQTESSEEEQKFINMISHGQRGRMDDQRCSLNPSRSAPCTPKHTDKKPASTSKTGPDSDLFFNLLANTQSRRLDDQRVSLPSLPGLQNDKATSNAGGDSSYLCYMVSKVQGSRMDDQRCSLPQITKKDMNTSALGPPRSASFSPSSEIERPKNKDTTSPKQSLNPAEQEGFFNLMSHSQRGRMDEQRCVLNVSPQSKPKQKSSESTVPKGPDSDKFFSILANSQGRRFDDQRAVLPSLPGIKNGGPTPKSTAAEKDANQLCYMVSKVQGSRMDEQRCSAPQILQNLGTPSTQRKDNPISLLSDKPPQRSSSFNTTKTDQQVQEASPAEQDKFFKMMNHAQRGRMDEQRCSLQPSRSTPVTPTHNGSALNNVPTGAEDTFFKIIASSQGRRLDDQRVALPTQPGIGGNSKGKENGRNKKSEIPALPHITVAESTPTTSRKACSTQLNMAYAESGSPRAIPKSASYTPETEYQMLNSSAQVTVKVSMSFTPQQGQRKIIQPCTFPEVFLTLGAPGDNLVIPLSPEPGRRLSLNLNLVPKDDVWSRPCSPSHASPRKACSRPSSPNPGSNKGDPKKGKEKAHNGKGKGGGKKR; encoded by the exons ATGATGGCAGCTGCTGAAGTGGACTTAAAATCAGAAGCTACCAACACTGTGCCG GAAGCCCCAGAGCAGGAGCAGATACTCAACATAATGAGTTACTCACAGCGCGGACGAATGGAAGAACAGCGTTGTGCCTTAGGTCCTGTTACAATTTGGCAAATCAAAGCTACAACTACAG GCTTAAACACTGAGAAGCAAAACCTTGATGACCTGCAGGCGCCATTGCCAGGGTTTAACAACCAG GGACTTGGAGGTCATAACCATCATGGCTCTACACCTCAGATCTCTGTGATAGAGAGTACCCCAGATAGAAACAGGAAGCTTCTGCTTGCACCAGTCAACCAATTACAGGTTCCCTCTCAGCAAGACCTCTCAAATTCAATCCAG aCAGAGTcctctgaagaagaacagaagttTATAAATATGATCAGCCATGGCCAGCGTGGACGCATGGACGACCAGCGCTGTTCCTTGAATCCTAGCAGGAGTGCTCCCTGCACgcccaaacacacagacaaaaagccTGCAAGTACATCAAAAACAG GCCCAGATTCTGATTTGTTCTTCAACCTCTTGGCCAACACCCAGAGCCGTCGGCTCGATGACCAGCGAGTGTCGCTCCCATCGTTACCAGGATTACAAAATGATAAAGCCACATCTAATGCTGGAGGAGATTCAAGCTACTTGTGTTACATGGTCTCTAAAGTTCAG GGTTCACGAATGGATGACCAAAGATGCTCTCTAcctcaaataacaaaaaaggaCATGAATACATCTGCTTTAGGCCCTCCACGTTCAGCCTCCTTCAGCCCCAGCTCAGAAATAGAACGACCAAAGAATAAAGACACAACATCTCCAAAACAG AGCCTAAATCCAGCTGAGCAGGAaggtttttttaatctaatgaGTCATTCACAACGTGGTCGAATGGATGAGCAGCGATGTGTCCTAAATGTCAGTCCCCAGTCCAAGCCCAAACAGAAGTCCAGTGAGAGCACTGTGCCCAAAG GTCCTGATTCTGACAAGTTTTTCAGCATTTTGGCCAACTCTCAGGGCCGACGGTTTGATGACCAGCGAGCAGTTCTTCCTTCCTTGCCAGGAATAAAGAATGGAGGTCCCACTCCAAAATCTACAGCTGCAGAGAAGGACGCAAACCAGTTGTGTTACATGGTCTCCAAAGTCCAG GGCTCAAGAATGGATGAACAGCGATGTTCTGCCCCTCAAATCCTGCAGAATCTGGGTACCCCTTCAACTCAACGTAAAGATAATCCCATTTCACTCTTGTCTGATAAACCTCCCCAGAGGTCTTCCTCCTTTAACACTACCAAAACTGACCAGCAAGTTCAG GAGGCTTCTCCAGCTGAGCAGGATAAATTCTTTAAGATGATGAATCATGCACAAAGGGGACGTATGGATGAGCAGCGTTGCTCTTTACAACCAAGCAGAAGTACTcctgtcacacccacacacaatgGAAGTGCTTTGAATAATGTGCCCACAG GTGCAGAAGATACATTCTTCAAGATCATTGCCTCCAGCCAGGGACGACGTCTAGACGATCAGCGTGTTGCCCTCCCTACCCAGCCAGGGATAGGAGGAAACtctaaaggaaaagaaaatggtagaaataaaaagtctgaaatCCCA GCTCTACCACacatcactgtggctgaaagtACACCAACAACATCAAGGAAAGCCTGTTCCACTCAACTCAACATGGCTTATGCAGAGTCGGGCTCCCCTAGAGCCATTCCTAAATCTGCTTCATATACCCCTGAGACAGAATATCAGATGCTAAATTCATCAGCACAG GTTACCGTGAAGGTGTCCATGAGCTTCACACCACAGCAG GGGCAGAGGAAAATAATTCAACCATGTACATTCCCTGAAGTCTTCCTcactctgggagccccaggaGATAACCTTGTGATCCCTCTGAGCCCGGAACCTGGCAGACGCCTGTCCTTAAACTTAAACCTTGTACCAAAAGACGATGTTTGGTCCAGGCCATGCTCTCCAAGCCATGCAAGTCCAAGAAAAGCCTGCTCAAGACCATCATCTCCAAATCCAGGATCAAATAAAGGGGATCCTAAAAAGGGGAAGGAAAAGGCACATAATGGAAAGGGAAAGGGGGGTGGCAAAAAAAGATAG